The proteins below come from a single Natranaerofaba carboxydovora genomic window:
- a CDS encoding 4Fe-4S dicluster domain-containing protein — protein MMKIAKLIPEFDLCTGCNICMLTCCEENFGGYNPRYAMLKVEDLKDGIFVEPVACNQCDNAACERVCPVSAISKKNIIKKDNEGNEISLEVVSINNEKCTGCGRCEEYCPKGVIVIKDKKAYKCELCDGEPACIKNCPKGAIKLYREGVEKND, from the coding sequence ATGATGAAAATAGCTAAACTAATCCCGGAATTTGATCTTTGTACTGGTTGTAATATTTGTATGCTTACATGTTGTGAAGAGAACTTTGGAGGGTATAACCCAAGGTATGCCATGTTAAAAGTAGAAGATCTAAAAGATGGTATCTTTGTGGAACCCGTAGCTTGTAATCAATGTGACAATGCAGCTTGCGAAAGGGTTTGTCCTGTATCAGCAATATCAAAGAAAAATATCATTAAAAAAGATAATGAGGGTAATGAAATAAGTTTAGAAGTAGTATCTATAAATAATGAAAAATGTACAGGCTGTGGTAGATGTGAAGAATACTGCCCTAAAGGTGTAATAGTTATAAAAGACAAAAAAGCGTATAAATGCGAGCTTTGCGATGGAGAGCCTGCTTGTATAAAAAACTGCCCGAAAGGGGCTATTAAGCTTTACCGGGAAGGAGTTGAAAAAAATGATTGA
- a CDS encoding iron-containing alcohol dehydrogenase — translation MFRFEQIKGNEFELPTKVVHGIGVTKELGKRIKELGVEKPLIVTDEGVKNAGLLEKIEEPLKEAGISYAVFDGVVADPCINTVAKGTSCYKEEGCDSLIGLGGGSSMDTAKAIGVEVVHDEPVLEYEAAEGKKPLQYRVPPFVTIPTTAGTGSEVTMWAVIKDPAREFKFNTGGPLIAAYTAIVDPELHVSMPPHVTAGTGMDALCHAIECYTCHYAQPHTDAVALLAIEYAGKYLRRAVGNGQDIEARYGMAISANLAGISYGSESAGAVHAMTQTLGGIVSVPHGSAVAATLAPSMEYNWIGDPYKFARIAQALGVDTFNMSLEDAARASVDAVYELTEDIDAPTLTDLGVDEGMLSRLAKEAYHDPQTIGNPRDIDIKGYEEIYRKCF, via the coding sequence ATGTTTAGATTTGAGCAAATTAAGGGCAATGAGTTTGAACTTCCAACGAAAGTGGTGCACGGGATAGGGGTTACAAAAGAACTTGGCAAAAGGATAAAAGAGCTAGGGGTGGAAAAGCCATTAATTGTAACAGATGAAGGAGTAAAAAACGCCGGATTACTTGAGAAAATCGAAGAACCTTTGAAAGAAGCAGGTATTTCCTATGCAGTTTTTGATGGAGTAGTAGCTGATCCGTGTATTAACACTGTGGCAAAGGGTACAAGCTGTTACAAAGAAGAAGGGTGTGATAGCTTAATTGGTCTTGGTGGTGGTAGTTCCATGGACACTGCAAAGGCCATAGGAGTAGAAGTTGTTCATGATGAGCCGGTCTTAGAATATGAGGCAGCAGAAGGTAAAAAGCCCCTTCAGTACAGAGTCCCACCTTTTGTTACAATACCTACTACTGCAGGTACAGGTAGTGAAGTGACAATGTGGGCTGTTATCAAAGATCCTGCTAGGGAATTTAAGTTTAATACCGGTGGCCCTTTGATAGCTGCTTATACTGCTATTGTAGATCCCGAGCTTCATGTGTCTATGCCACCTCATGTAACTGCAGGTACTGGTATGGATGCGCTATGTCATGCTATTGAATGCTATACCTGTCACTATGCACAGCCTCATACTGATGCAGTAGCACTTCTGGCTATAGAGTACGCAGGTAAGTACCTTAGAAGGGCTGTAGGTAATGGGCAGGACATTGAAGCAAGGTATGGTATGGCTATCTCTGCTAATCTTGCAGGTATATCTTATGGTAGTGAAAGTGCTGGTGCAGTTCACGCTATGACACAGACCCTTGGAGGTATTGTCTCTGTTCCTCACGGTTCAGCAGTTGCTGCGACCCTTGCACCTTCGATGGAATACAATTGGATTGGCGATCCATACAAATTTGCCAGGATTGCCCAGGCTCTCGGCGTAGATACCTTTAATATGAGCCTTGAAGATGCGGCTAGAGCTTCTGTAGATGCAGTTTATGAACTTACAGAAGATATAGATGCTCCAACTTTGACTGATCTTGGAGTAGATGAAGGAATGCTCTCAAGACTTGCGAAAGAGGCATACCATGATCCTCAGACTATAGGGAATCCAAGGGATATAGACATCAAAGGTTATGAAGAAATCTATCGTAAATGCTTCTAA
- a CDS encoding aldehyde ferredoxin oxidoreductase family protein, whose amino-acid sequence MIEPLTRKVLKIDLEKETYEVEILSREVMEKYVGGKGLGAWLLYRESCNNGKMIHPLGYNNPLIFATGPLTGTRAPAMRGVIISTSPLTGGFVDSYFGGHFAQEVKYAGFDAVMVTGNAQKPIYLKIEDGHVEFRDGENLKGLDTFETKEKIREELNDNSYKTACIGPAGENQVPFSLVSCEYNRQAGRGGIGAVMGAKNLKAVAVKGTNMVSVKDKEKFKKAIDKAIGGLESSEEIEELSNFGTAPTMWFSHQEGLLPVNNYQKGTSEPKGISHIDQRDKLWLRHEGCASCPIACSKQGVIREGKRKGTKSDIVEYETSALMGANLGLTDVKELTYLVYLCDALGLDGMSMGGVLGFAMECYEKGIMKAEDFDGIELSFGSAENLEKAIIDTAGVEGKLGKLLSTGVSRASKKLNTKSKEFACHVKGMEFPAFEPRSSPGMGLAYLTADRGACHQRAFPINYEVGGELFDGEEIERTGTNKKAEIVIDDQDYLAALDTMVKCDFGSFGISEDAYLELYEAATGDEMSSERLKEIGERIWNTTRMFNVMQGIDYKKEKLPKRFYEQIPDGPVKGNKFTEEDEEKMLQEYYRLRGWNEQGHPTEEKLKELKINI is encoded by the coding sequence ATGATTGAGCCTTTGACTAGAAAAGTACTGAAAATTGATTTAGAAAAAGAAACCTATGAAGTAGAGATACTTTCCCGGGAAGTTATGGAAAAGTATGTTGGTGGCAAGGGTCTTGGAGCATGGCTTTTGTACAGAGAAAGTTGTAATAACGGGAAGATGATTCATCCCCTTGGATATAATAATCCTCTTATATTTGCCACGGGGCCTTTGACAGGTACAAGGGCTCCTGCTATGAGAGGGGTTATAATTTCGACTTCACCCCTTACTGGAGGTTTTGTAGATTCATATTTTGGGGGGCACTTTGCCCAGGAGGTTAAATACGCTGGGTTTGATGCAGTAATGGTTACAGGAAACGCACAAAAACCTATTTATTTAAAAATTGAAGATGGCCACGTAGAATTTAGGGACGGGGAAAATTTAAAAGGTCTGGATACATTTGAAACAAAAGAAAAAATCAGAGAAGAGTTAAATGATAACTCCTACAAAACAGCTTGTATTGGACCTGCCGGTGAGAATCAAGTGCCCTTCTCCCTTGTATCATGCGAATATAATAGACAGGCTGGCAGGGGCGGTATAGGAGCTGTTATGGGTGCCAAAAATCTCAAAGCTGTGGCAGTAAAAGGAACAAACATGGTAAGCGTAAAGGATAAAGAAAAATTCAAGAAGGCTATAGATAAAGCAATTGGTGGGCTAGAATCATCAGAAGAAATTGAAGAACTTTCAAACTTTGGTACTGCCCCTACTATGTGGTTTTCTCATCAAGAAGGGCTTTTGCCGGTGAATAATTACCAAAAAGGCACTTCTGAACCCAAAGGTATATCACATATAGATCAAAGGGACAAACTTTGGCTAAGGCATGAAGGATGTGCCTCGTGCCCTATAGCCTGTAGTAAGCAGGGCGTTATTAGAGAAGGAAAAAGAAAAGGAACAAAGTCAGATATCGTAGAGTATGAAACCTCAGCACTTATGGGAGCTAATCTTGGACTAACAGATGTCAAGGAGTTAACCTATCTTGTTTATCTATGTGATGCCCTTGGTCTAGATGGAATGAGTATGGGCGGAGTGCTTGGTTTTGCAATGGAATGTTACGAAAAAGGAATTATGAAAGCAGAGGATTTTGATGGGATAGAGTTGTCTTTTGGCTCTGCAGAAAACCTAGAAAAGGCTATAATAGATACGGCGGGTGTCGAAGGTAAACTTGGTAAGCTGCTATCAACCGGTGTGTCCAGGGCTTCTAAGAAGTTAAACACTAAGTCAAAAGAATTTGCCTGTCATGTTAAAGGTATGGAGTTTCCTGCCTTTGAACCAAGAAGTTCTCCTGGAATGGGGCTTGCTTATCTAACCGCTGATAGGGGAGCATGTCATCAAAGGGCTTTTCCAATAAATTATGAAGTTGGTGGAGAACTCTTTGATGGAGAAGAGATAGAAAGAACCGGCACAAACAAGAAGGCTGAAATAGTAATTGACGATCAAGATTATCTAGCCGCGCTAGATACTATGGTCAAATGTGACTTTGGAAGTTTTGGGATAAGTGAGGATGCTTACCTTGAGCTTTATGAGGCTGCAACTGGTGATGAAATGAGCAGCGAAAGGCTTAAGGAAATAGGAGAAAGAATATGGAATACCACCAGAATGTTTAATGTTATGCAGGGTATAGATTACAAAAAGGAAAAACTTCCAAAACGTTTTTATGAACAAATACCTGATGGTCCTGTTAAGGGAAACAAATTTACTGAAGAAGACGAAGAGAAGATGCTTCAGGAGTATTACAGATTAAGAGGGTGGAACGAACAAGGACATCCAACGGAAGAAAAGTTAAAAGAGTTAAAAATTAATATTTAA
- the cudC gene encoding choline uptake/conversion transcriptional regulator CudC, which translates to MDEKENDKEKLERARNDVGSALAKTMDLYGITPSIGHLFSILYFSDEPMTLDELQESMGMSKTSMSTGVRNLEKNKMVKKVWRKGVRKDLYLGEKNFFTHFINFFVPMWRREIEANMDAIRRAEPELQELLESEDSEIREKAKSDLEKLEEGKTYYNWLGKLADSVESGEIFKLIPPEK; encoded by the coding sequence ATGGATGAAAAAGAAAATGACAAAGAGAAATTAGAAAGGGCTAGAAATGACGTAGGGTCCGCTCTGGCAAAAACCATGGATCTTTATGGGATAACTCCAAGTATAGGGCACTTATTTTCTATATTATATTTTAGCGATGAACCAATGACATTAGACGAACTTCAGGAGTCTATGGGAATGAGTAAGACCAGTATGAGTACAGGTGTTAGAAATTTAGAGAAAAATAAAATGGTCAAAAAAGTATGGAGAAAAGGTGTTAGAAAGGATCTTTATCTGGGTGAAAAGAACTTTTTCACTCACTTTATAAATTTTTTCGTTCCCATGTGGAGAAGAGAGATTGAGGCTAATATGGATGCAATAAGACGCGCTGAACCTGAACTCCAGGAATTGTTAGAAAGTGAAGACAGCGAAATAAGAGAAAAAGCGAAATCAGATTTAGAGAAATTAGAAGAAGGTAAGACCTATTATAACTGGCTAGGTAAACTTGCTGATAGCGTAGAATCTGGTGAGATATTCAAATTAATCCCACCTGAAAAATAG